One window from the genome of Crassostrea angulata isolate pt1a10 chromosome 2, ASM2561291v2, whole genome shotgun sequence encodes:
- the LOC128172399 gene encoding uncharacterized protein LOC128172399 isoform X2 has protein sequence MFGLASAPRVFTKLMKPIFAFIRQQGISSFYYIDDSLIQANHFAKCERDAKFLVNLLESLGFVVNREKSVLIPSQEIHYLGHIIDSVKFKVYLPDEKVEKIISYCNLISTKKVCFIREVARLIGLFTSSLHAINLGALFFRYLDRDKVQALAKENNDYDAQMLLSDMSINEIVWWKENITLRNGKWIRDPKVDIYLETDASKAGWGANLNGKITGGRWSKTESVLHINILEIMAIKFALQSLCQNMKNIHICIRSDNSAAVSYINNQGGSVLSLFEEAKNIWLWCDNKNILISAVHIAGKNNVTADYMSRSFSDSTEWKLNEKVFDELCRIFFYPDMDLFASRLNRQLENYISWFPDPFAFTSDAFSISWSDFKPYIFPPFSLIGRVLQKLEDDQWFDFHRWTDLRVPGYSLRIILKNDCTGGTWSQ, from the exons ATGTTTGGTTTGGCATCAGCTCCGAGAGTTTTTACTAAATTAATGAAACCCATTTTTGCTTTTATACGACAGCAaggaatatcttcattttattatattgatgactCATTAATTCAGGCTAATCATTTTGCTAAATGTGAACGGGATGCAAAATTTTTAGTTAATTTGTTAGAAAGCTTGGGATTTGTTGTTAACAGAGAAAAATCGGTTTTAATACCATCTCAAGAAATACATTATTTGGGTCATATTATAGACTCTGTCAAATTCAAGGTATATCTACCAGatgaaaaagttgaaaaaattatttcttattgtAACTTGATTTCAACcaaaaaagtatgttttattaggGAGGTTGCAAGATTAATAGGATTATTTACTTCCTCCCTTCATGCCATAAATCTAGGAGCTCTATTTTTTAGATACTTAGACAGAGATAAAGTTCAAGCTTTGGCTAAAGAGAATAACGATTATGATGCACAAATGTTGTTGAGTGATATGTCTATTAACGAAATAGTTTGGtggaaagaaaatataacacttAGGAATGGGAAATGGATACGGGACCCAAAAGTAGATATTTATTTGGAAACAGATGCTTCAAAAGCTGGATGGGGTGCAAATTTAAATGGTAAAATCACTGGTGGCAGATGGTCAAAAACAGAATCAGTTttgcatataaatattttagaaattatggCTATCAAATTTGCATTACAGAGTTTATGTcagaatatgaaaaatatacatatttgtatTAGATCAGACAATAGCGCTGCTGTCTCATACATTAATAATCAAGGTGGATCAgtattatcattatttgaaGAGGCTAAAAATATTTGGCTTTGGTGTGATAATAAGAATATACTAATTTCTGCTGTTCATATTGCGGGAAAAAACAATGTTACTGCTGATTATATGTCTAGATCCTTCAGTGATTCAACAGAATGGAAATTGAATGAAAAGGTCTTTGATGAATTatgtagaatatttttttatccagACATGGATCTCTTTGCATCTAGACTAAATAGACaattagaaaattatatttcctgGTTTCCTGATCCTTTTGCTTTTACTTCAGATGCATTTTCTATCAGTTGGTCAGATTTTAAACCTTATATTTTTCCTCCTTTCAGTTTGATTGGGAGAGTTTTACAGAAGTTGGAGGACGATCAG TGGTTTGACTTTCATCGATGGACGGATTTACGAGTACCCGGATACAGTCTCAGGATTATTCTTAAAAATGATTGCACAGGAGGAACATGGTCACAGTGA
- the LOC128172399 gene encoding uncharacterized protein LOC128172399 isoform X1: MFGLASAPRVFTKLMKPIFAFIRQQGISSFYYIDDSLIQANHFAKCERDAKFLVNLLESLGFVVNREKSVLIPSQEIHYLGHIIDSVKFKVYLPDEKVEKIISYCNLISTKKVCFIREVARLIGLFTSSLHAINLGALFFRYLDRDKVQALAKENNDYDAQMLLSDMSINEIVWWKENITLRNGKWIRDPKVDIYLETDASKAGWGANLNGKITGGRWSKTESVLHINILEIMAIKFALQSLCQNMKNIHICIRSDNSAAVSYINNQGGSVLSLFEEAKNIWLWCDNKNILISAVHIAGKNNVTADYMSRSFSDSTEWKLNEKVFDELCRIFFYPDMDLFASRLNRQLENYISWFPDPFAFTSDAFSISWSDFKPYIFPPFSLIGRVLQKLEDDQKWFDFHRWTDLRVPGYSLRIILKNDCTGGTWSQ, from the exons ATGTTTGGTTTGGCATCAGCTCCGAGAGTTTTTACTAAATTAATGAAACCCATTTTTGCTTTTATACGACAGCAaggaatatcttcattttattatattgatgactCATTAATTCAGGCTAATCATTTTGCTAAATGTGAACGGGATGCAAAATTTTTAGTTAATTTGTTAGAAAGCTTGGGATTTGTTGTTAACAGAGAAAAATCGGTTTTAATACCATCTCAAGAAATACATTATTTGGGTCATATTATAGACTCTGTCAAATTCAAGGTATATCTACCAGatgaaaaagttgaaaaaattatttcttattgtAACTTGATTTCAACcaaaaaagtatgttttattaggGAGGTTGCAAGATTAATAGGATTATTTACTTCCTCCCTTCATGCCATAAATCTAGGAGCTCTATTTTTTAGATACTTAGACAGAGATAAAGTTCAAGCTTTGGCTAAAGAGAATAACGATTATGATGCACAAATGTTGTTGAGTGATATGTCTATTAACGAAATAGTTTGGtggaaagaaaatataacacttAGGAATGGGAAATGGATACGGGACCCAAAAGTAGATATTTATTTGGAAACAGATGCTTCAAAAGCTGGATGGGGTGCAAATTTAAATGGTAAAATCACTGGTGGCAGATGGTCAAAAACAGAATCAGTTttgcatataaatattttagaaattatggCTATCAAATTTGCATTACAGAGTTTATGTcagaatatgaaaaatatacatatttgtatTAGATCAGACAATAGCGCTGCTGTCTCATACATTAATAATCAAGGTGGATCAgtattatcattatttgaaGAGGCTAAAAATATTTGGCTTTGGTGTGATAATAAGAATATACTAATTTCTGCTGTTCATATTGCGGGAAAAAACAATGTTACTGCTGATTATATGTCTAGATCCTTCAGTGATTCAACAGAATGGAAATTGAATGAAAAGGTCTTTGATGAATTatgtagaatatttttttatccagACATGGATCTCTTTGCATCTAGACTAAATAGACaattagaaaattatatttcctgGTTTCCTGATCCTTTTGCTTTTACTTCAGATGCATTTTCTATCAGTTGGTCAGATTTTAAACCTTATATTTTTCCTCCTTTCAGTTTGATTGGGAGAGTTTTACAGAAGTTGGAGGACGATCAG AAGTGGTTTGACTTTCATCGATGGACGGATTTACGAGTACCCGGATACAGTCTCAGGATTATTCTTAAAAATGATTGCACAGGAGGAACATGGTCACAGTGA
- the LOC128172399 gene encoding uncharacterized protein LOC128172399 isoform X3: MPNLSDSSSENENVDKDIVQLFASDSEVDTNIQNENADRPNTRSVASTSTTGKGKGISSNKRGKAPAKKVNNKRKNEEKTTKNKKQQDFNPSQLFSLLNEFLKRTEHVDNNNNPCTSGTTGENPEGVIECFPDSDFDHVQNNETDMFSIDNDPEVVFDDDNSEISMPKIFEDETKFSESISENMAKFIKMGCTQKADVSKYLDEVKIPENCKNLVPPLINSEIWNNLFPNVQQRDKTLQDAQRILGLSIVPMISLAEMFKTNKFEMKKAKKCVSDAITLACNAMYELNVRRRFILRPFVHKRFQQLCAATTPIEEKTLFPSDITKRMKEISDASKINKQLTPGFPRNIQSKNFRGKMNFRGRTSQYNPYSRGGGRSSRSRGSGYNRGQGRAGYNRYQQNY; encoded by the coding sequence ATGCCAAATTTATCTGACTCCAgctctgaaaatgaaaatgtcgATAAGGACATTGTTCAGTTATTTGCGTCGGATTCGGAGGTTGATACGAacatacaaaatgaaaatgcCGACCGACCAAACACAAGAAGCGTGGCTTCTACTTCAACAACCGGGAAGGGTAAAGGAATAAGTTCCAACAAAAGGGGAAAGGCCCCAGCAAAAAAggtaaacaataaaagaaaaaacgaagaaaaaacaacaaaaaataaaaaacaacaagacTTCAATCCTTCccaattattttctttattgaatGAATTTCTTAAGAGAACAGAACACGTCGATAATAACAACAATCCATGCACTTCCGGGACTACCGGCGAGAACCCAGAAGGGGTGATAGAATGTTTTCCGGATTCGGATTTTGATCATGTTCAAAATAACGAAACAGATATGTTCTCTATTGATAATGACCCAGAGGTGGTCTTTGATGAtgataattctgaaatttcaatgCCAAAGATATTTGAggatgaaacaaaattttcagaGTCGATTTCGGAAAATATGGCTAAGTTTATTAAAATGGGTTGTACCCAAAAGGCtgatgtttcaaaatatttagatgAAGTCAAAATTCCAGAAAACTGTAAAAATCTTGTGCCACCATTAATAAATTCTGAAATTTGGAATAATCTTTTTCCTAATGTCCAACAAAGAGACAAAACATTGCAAGATGCGCAAAGAATTCTCGGTCTATCTATAGTTCCCATGATTTCACTTGCTGAAATGTTCAAgacaaataaatttgaaatgaaaaaagccAAAAAATGTGTTTCGGATGCAATTACTCTGGCATGCAATGCGATGTACGAGTTGAATGTAAGACGCCGCTTTATTCTCAGGCCATTTGTACATAAGAGATTTCAACAATTGTGTGCTGCAACAACTCCAATTGAGGAGAAAACTCTTTTCCCCTCTGACATTACAAAACGTATGAAAGAAATTTCTGATGCGTCAAAAATAAACAAGCAATTAACACCTGGTTTTCCTCGCAATATTCAATCAAAAAACTTCAGAGGGAAAATGAACTTCCGAGGAAGGACAAGTCAGTACAATCCATACTCTCGAGGAGGCGGCAGGTCAAGCCGGTCAAGAGGCTCGGGTTACAACCGAGGACAAGGCAGAGCAGGGTACAACAGATACCAGCAGAATTATTAG